The Latilactobacillus sakei subsp. sakei DSM 20017 = JCM 1157 genome includes a window with the following:
- a CDS encoding ribonuclease HI family protein: MIKLYTDAATLGNPGPSAAGILIVTAKQQYQFSIPLPPVDNHVAEFMAVQLGLEKITTLGLTESMLQINVDSKIVCQSLEKQYAKHYQQYVDQIIALEQPYSLVLHQWLPDRQNKGAHHLAQQDLKK, encoded by the coding sequence ATGATTAAACTTTATACAGATGCAGCCACGCTTGGCAATCCTGGCCCCAGTGCTGCTGGGATACTGATTGTGACCGCTAAGCAGCAATATCAATTTAGCATTCCCTTACCGCCGGTGGATAATCATGTTGCCGAGTTTATGGCGGTTCAATTGGGCTTAGAAAAAATTACTACGCTTGGTTTGACCGAGTCGATGCTTCAAATTAATGTTGATAGTAAAATTGTCTGTCAAAGCCTCGAAAAACAATATGCGAAACATTACCAGCAATATGTTGATCAGATTATCGCCTTAGAACAGCCCTATTCCCTCGTGCTACATCAGTGGTTGCCTGATCGGCAAAATAAAGGGGCA
- a CDS encoding EbsA family protein: MQTNKRLFYQPNYAYCVTIWSWIGFIYTLALILQLELINLNWQSITVGIIAVILTIINLFGHRLDITAQTLTLKRPLFKYNRTIQLAQTTAVIVQKYGLLIKTTELDYQPEQLLLSAKVKEQLITTLEANNWPVQNEQ, translated from the coding sequence TTGCAAACTAACAAACGCCTATTTTACCAGCCAAACTACGCCTATTGCGTTACAATTTGGTCTTGGATTGGATTTATTTATACGCTAGCTTTAATTCTGCAACTTGAACTCATTAATCTTAATTGGCAATCGATTACGGTGGGGATCATCGCGGTTATTTTAACCATTATTAATCTATTCGGTCATCGTCTCGACATCACTGCACAGACGCTAACGCTTAAACGACCATTATTTAAATATAACCGAACAATTCAATTGGCACAAACGACAGCCGTGATTGTTCAAAAATACGGCTTATTAATTAAGACAACTGAGCTTGACTATCAACCAGAGCAATTATTATTATCGGCGAAAGTTAAAGAACAACTAATTACCACATTAGAAGCAAATAATTGGCCAGTTCAAAATGAACAGTAA